One segment of Spiroplasma cantharicola DNA contains the following:
- the rpmF gene encoding 50S ribosomal protein L32, with product MAVPFRKTSKAAKNKRRSHLALVSSAIISCPNCGSMIKPHRVCRECGFYKNKEVKKVD from the coding sequence ATGGCTGTACCATTTAGAAAGACCAGTAAAGCTGCTAAAAACAAAAGAAGAAGTCACTTGGCTTTAGTTAGCTCAGCAATTATTTCATGTCCAAACTGTGGTAGTATGATCAAACCACATAGAGTTTGTCGTGAATGTGGTTTTTACAAAAACAAAGAAGTTAAAAAAGTTGATTAA
- the rsmH gene encoding 16S rRNA (cytosine(1402)-N(4))-methyltransferase RsmH has product MAQEHTSVLLNESIDLLNIKNNGIYVDCTLGRAGHSAEILKRIDSGHLYAIDQDQEAIAISRKKLETISSNFTILEGNFANIKVLLSLNNIKKVDGILYDLGVSSPQFDKADRGFSYRFDSELDMRMDQKNNKITAKEIINTFNEKQLADIFYHYGDEKFSWEIAKKIIVKRQVKEISTTFELVDIIKDCLPQKVLKQKKHPAKKVFQALRIYVNNELEVLKRSLSNSLELLNTGGVIVVISFHSLEEKIIKDIFKSKTTSKEDKFLSKLPIFIENKKDYELVVKRPVVAGQDELEQNRRAHSAKLWAIRKVGD; this is encoded by the coding sequence ATGGCACAAGAACATACATCTGTTTTACTTAATGAATCAATAGATTTGTTAAATATAAAGAATAACGGAATATATGTTGACTGTACTCTTGGGCGAGCAGGTCATAGTGCTGAAATTTTAAAAAGAATTGATAGTGGACATTTATATGCAATTGACCAAGATCAAGAAGCAATTGCTATAAGTAGAAAAAAACTTGAAACTATTTCAAGTAATTTTACTATTTTGGAAGGTAATTTTGCAAATATAAAAGTATTGCTTTCATTAAATAATATTAAAAAAGTGGATGGTATTTTATACGATTTAGGAGTATCAAGTCCGCAATTTGATAAAGCAGATAGGGGATTTAGTTATCGTTTTGATTCGGAATTAGATATGAGAATGGATCAAAAAAATAATAAAATCACTGCAAAAGAAATCATAAATACATTTAATGAAAAGCAATTAGCAGATATTTTTTATCACTATGGTGATGAAAAATTTTCATGAGAAATTGCAAAAAAAATAATTGTAAAAAGACAGGTCAAAGAAATTTCCACAACTTTTGAGTTGGTAGATATTATCAAAGATTGTTTACCACAGAAAGTATTAAAGCAAAAGAAGCATCCTGCCAAGAAAGTGTTTCAAGCTTTAAGAATTTATGTAAACAATGAACTTGAAGTTTTAAAAAGGTCTTTAAGTAACTCACTTGAGCTATTAAATACTGGTGGAGTTATCGTAGTAATTTCTTTTCATTCTTTGGAAGAAAAGATAATTAAAGATATTTTTAAATCTAAAACTACATCAAAAGAAGATAAATTTTTAAGTAAACTACCTATTTTTATTGAAAATAAAAAGGATTATGAATTGGTAGTTAAAAGACCTGTAGTAGCAGGGCAAGATGAACTAGAACAAAATAGAAGAGCTCATAGTGCAAAATTATGAGCAATTAGAAAGGTTGGTGATTAA
- the mraZ gene encoding division/cell wall cluster transcriptional repressor MraZ, producing MLFGTFEHNLDDKFRLTIPSKLRNKLGELVYVTRSIDGLCLEIRTPENFEEWYKELKSQSALSSSTRTVVRTIFSNTDEISIDGSGRIKLPANLLEEVGITKTVQITGAGEWVEIWDKDKHHVYDKDAKNKLVEAAEKLGGVN from the coding sequence GTGTTATTTGGGACATTTGAACATAATTTGGATGATAAATTTAGATTAACAATCCCTTCAAAATTACGTAATAAATTGGGCGAATTAGTTTACGTAACTAGAAGTATTGATGGTTTATGTTTAGAAATTAGAACTCCAGAAAACTTTGAAGAATGATATAAAGAGTTAAAGTCACAAAGTGCGCTTTCCTCATCTACACGTACTGTTGTTAGAACGATTTTTTCAAATACAGATGAAATTTCAATTGATGGTTCAGGAAGAATAAAACTACCTGCTAATTTATTAGAAGAAGTAGGAATAACTAAAACTGTTCAAATCACTGGGGCTGGTGAATGAGTTGAAATTTGAGATAAAGATAAACATCATGTATATGATAAAGACGCAAAAAATAAGCTTGTAGAAGCTGCAGAAAAATTGGGCGGAGTAAACTAA
- the oppD gene encoding oligopeptide ABC transporter ATP-binding protein OppD: MNKENRIISVRDMEVKFQVRGNFLTAIRTVDLDVYDQEILAIVGESGSGKSVITKTFTGMLEANGWVSNGSIVYRPTQESIDDQGAYFKDPIDIVNLQSPLISKDVIKNVTKINNEKIKDLFKEIKHLYKLNPKYKENREKQELKKLRLENKIESEHNDLVLLRTKQELQDLTEELNSDLLNDNEISVIKENNKNKQSQLLEELNKQLNQLQENIGFSGNNRTANKIIKLELKIKAAEETIKIINDNSLRDELIKSKLEDILKLEIDINKVKPLNMKNRHQVSKITSMIEKFIENNVEWNEVEKQFILDYFYSKDHLKRFEKELRDICLSVIETKTLDKDHFHNILIDWKRIKNSDLVNKVKALKEIRQLRGKTISTIFQDPMTSLNPLLPVGFQITEVLRKQVGLSRSEAKAEAIELLRKVGIPNPEKRYKDIPGRYSGGMRQRVVIAIALASRPKILICDEPTTALDVTIQAQILDLIKELQEEYKFSVVFITHDLGVVAKIADRVAVMYAGQIVEVGTTKEIFEDSKHPYTWALLSSLPQLGKKGDDLFSIEGTPPSLFNEIIGDAFAPRNKFALELDYIKQPPMFKVSETHFAKTWLLDPRSPKVKKPNVLNNLRKTIKESEKVG; the protein is encoded by the coding sequence ATGAATAAAGAAAATAGAATTATATCTGTTCGTGACATGGAAGTTAAATTTCAAGTTAGAGGTAATTTTTTAACTGCTATTAGAACTGTTGATTTAGATGTTTATGATCAAGAAATTTTGGCAATTGTTGGTGAATCAGGAAGTGGTAAATCAGTTATTACAAAAACTTTTACAGGAATGTTAGAAGCAAATGGTTGAGTAAGTAATGGTTCAATTGTTTATCGACCAACTCAAGAATCAATTGATGATCAAGGAGCATACTTTAAAGATCCAATTGATATTGTTAACTTGCAAAGCCCTTTAATATCAAAAGATGTAATTAAAAATGTTACAAAAATAAATAATGAAAAAATAAAAGATTTGTTTAAAGAAATTAAACATTTATATAAATTAAATCCTAAATATAAAGAAAATAGAGAAAAACAAGAATTAAAAAAATTAAGATTAGAGAATAAAATTGAATCAGAACATAATGACTTAGTTTTATTGAGAACAAAACAAGAACTACAAGATTTAACAGAAGAATTAAATTCTGACTTGTTAAATGATAATGAAATTTCAGTTATTAAAGAAAATAATAAAAATAAACAAAGTCAATTATTAGAAGAATTAAACAAACAATTAAATCAACTTCAAGAAAATATTGGTTTTAGTGGTAATAATAGAACAGCTAATAAAATAATAAAGTTGGAGTTAAAAATTAAAGCAGCTGAAGAAACAATAAAAATTATTAATGATAATTCATTAAGAGATGAATTAATAAAATCAAAACTTGAAGATATTTTAAAATTGGAAATTGATATAAATAAAGTTAAACCTTTAAATATGAAAAATAGACATCAAGTTTCAAAAATAACTTCAATGATAGAAAAATTTATTGAAAATAATGTTGAATGAAATGAAGTAGAAAAACAATTTATTTTAGATTATTTCTATTCAAAAGATCATTTAAAAAGATTTGAAAAAGAATTAAGAGATATTTGTTTATCAGTTATTGAAACAAAAACTTTAGATAAAGATCACTTTCACAATATTTTAATTGACTGAAAAAGAATTAAAAATTCTGATTTAGTTAATAAAGTTAAAGCTTTAAAAGAAATTAGACAATTAAGAGGAAAAACAATTTCTACAATATTTCAAGATCCAATGACTTCATTAAACCCATTGTTACCAGTAGGGTTTCAAATAACTGAGGTTTTAAGAAAACAAGTTGGGTTAAGTAGGAGTGAAGCTAAAGCTGAAGCTATAGAACTTTTAAGAAAAGTTGGAATTCCAAATCCAGAAAAACGTTATAAAGATATTCCAGGTAGATATTCTGGGGGTATGCGCCAAAGAGTTGTTATTGCAATTGCTCTTGCATCAAGACCAAAAATATTAATTTGTGATGAACCAACAACTGCCCTTGACGTAACAATTCAAGCTCAAATTTTGGATTTAATTAAAGAGTTACAAGAAGAATACAAATTTTCAGTTGTATTTATTACTCATGACTTAGGAGTAGTTGCAAAAATTGCTGATAGAGTTGCTGTTATGTATGCAGGACAAATTGTAGAGGTAGGAACAACAAAAGAAATATTTGAAGATTCAAAACATCCTTACACTTGAGCTTTATTATCTTCATTGCCACAATTAGGTAAAAAAGGAGATGACTTATTTTCAATTGAAGGAACTCCTCCATCATTATTTAATGAAATAATTGGTGATGCATTTGCTCCAAGAAATAAATTTGCTTTAGAACTTGACTACATTAAACAACCTCCAATGTTTAAAGTTAGTGAAACTCATTTTGCAAAAACTTGACTATTAGATCCACGTTCTCCAAAAGTTAAAAAACCAAATGTCTTAAATAACTTACGCAAAACAATAAAAGAATCAGAAAAGGTAGGCTAA
- the oppB gene encoding oligopeptide ABC transporter permease OppB encodes MEKKANGSENANSSILELLNEISLTEEVKLTKTSHREKIRNGFRSSNSTFSEFMQRNPLFSYSLKRILYAFITLYVAVAVVFVMLRLVTTDGVYLSDVNLDKLGPDFQYGTPGYQNLLNNRMKLFGVAGPMINQMFIYLRNITPFIPKTIIVNPIVQDNGDIAGTPTVMWFYLGVFMNKASGGQVLSLVQDAFKRSIPTSFKIGSIGVLLSYLIGVPLGILAAKNKEKSADNAINGSSLLISAIPALVVISLLYKMSIYVFGANGTYEGSSFGTKIWPIIGIMLLIMPMIIVNTRRFVLDEMTADYAKFALSKGLSEKYVFYVHIFRNAGIRLIKTLPEVFVLTLFGSSILVERHWSIDGMSKFILNGVANKDTFVVLGYIFVSASAGVFSSLIGDLLLATLDPRIKLTK; translated from the coding sequence ATGGAAAAAAAAGCAAATGGCTCTGAAAATGCTAACTCCTCGATTTTGGAATTACTGAATGAAATCAGTTTAACCGAAGAAGTAAAGTTAACAAAAACAAGCCATAGAGAGAAAATTAGAAATGGATTTAGAAGTTCAAATTCTACATTTAGCGAATTCATGCAAAGAAATCCATTATTCTCATATTCTCTTAAAAGAATTTTATATGCTTTCATTACACTATACGTCGCAGTAGCTGTTGTATTTGTAATGTTAAGACTTGTTACAACTGATGGTGTTTATCTATCGGATGTAAACCTTGATAAGTTAGGTCCAGATTTTCAATATGGGACTCCAGGTTATCAAAATTTATTAAACAATAGAATGAAATTATTTGGAGTTGCAGGGCCAATGATAAATCAAATGTTTATTTATTTGAGAAATATTACTCCCTTTATTCCAAAAACGATTATAGTCAATCCTATCGTTCAAGATAATGGAGATATTGCTGGAACTCCAACTGTAATGTGATTTTATTTAGGTGTATTTATGAATAAAGCTAGTGGTGGACAAGTTTTATCATTAGTTCAAGATGCATTTAAAAGATCAATTCCAACTTCATTTAAAATAGGAAGTATAGGAGTGTTGTTATCATATCTTATTGGAGTACCATTAGGTATTCTTGCAGCTAAAAATAAAGAAAAATCAGCAGATAATGCAATTAATGGTTCAAGTTTATTAATTAGTGCAATTCCAGCATTAGTAGTGATATCACTACTATATAAAATGTCGATTTATGTTTTTGGAGCAAATGGAACTTATGAAGGTTCATCCTTTGGAACAAAAATTTGACCAATAATTGGAATAATGTTATTAATTATGCCAATGATTATTGTAAACACTAGACGATTTGTTTTAGATGAAATGACAGCAGATTATGCAAAATTTGCATTGTCTAAAGGGTTAAGTGAAAAATATGTATTTTATGTTCACATCTTTAGAAATGCAGGAATAAGATTAATCAAAACATTACCAGAAGTATTTGTGCTAACATTGTTTGGTTCAAGTATTTTAGTTGAAAGACATTGGTCAATTGATGGAATGAGTAAATTTATTTTAAATGGTGTAGCCAATAAAGATACATTTGTTGTTTTAGGATATATTTTCGTATCAGCATCAGCTGGAGTATTTTCAAGTTTAATTGGTGATTTACTTCTTGCAACATTAGACCCAAGAATTAAATTAACAAAATAG
- a CDS encoding DUF177 domain-containing protein: MLKKEIELKGHVDLDREFPINTNLQLNHDLIKSIDKVYIKGILNYQDAMKSVLVNAKITASLTAIDARDGAQITLENQIYDWNEEYYFEDINDDQHNIVFGDKFNILEYAIEQIVLNIPMNLTKNYDKISFVGKDYILMSEDEYQQEQENQVDSRWDKLKEFNFKK, from the coding sequence GTGCTTAAAAAAGAGATTGAACTAAAGGGGCATGTAGATTTAGATAGAGAATTTCCAATTAATACTAATTTACAATTAAATCATGATTTAATTAAATCAATTGATAAAGTATATATTAAAGGCATTTTAAATTATCAAGATGCAATGAAATCTGTGCTTGTAAATGCAAAAATTACAGCATCTCTAACAGCAATTGATGCAAGAGATGGTGCACAAATTACTTTAGAAAATCAAATTTATGATTGAAATGAAGAATATTATTTTGAAGATATCAATGATGACCAACATAATATTGTTTTTGGAGATAAATTTAATATATTAGAGTATGCAATTGAACAAATTGTTTTAAATATTCCTATGAATTTAACTAAGAATTATGATAAAATTTCATTTGTCGGTAAAGATTACATACTTATGTCTGAAGATGAATACCAACAAGAACAAGAAAATCAAGTAGATTCAAGATGAGATAAACTAAAAGAATTTAACTTTAAAAAATAA
- the oppC gene encoding oligopeptide ABC transporter permease OppC — translation MEQKQYTIEEMKSIDNSLFKVIGAKHEESERITNKPYSYWKSVFARVFKSKTFIISLFLLVAIILLAFSIGIGKDPVPTERPGIDIEAPSWQHIFGLGKFGEDLWTKMWIGTRTTLIFTFFVASIQILLGILLGSIWGFFSKLDLVFIEITRFLTLIPSLILWLIVIFLFGGTTTIPVLIFGISITSWIALASVIRVQIMLVRNAEYNIASRVLGTPSSKIIRKNVMPKILPIVIQTSTFAIPSAIAIDSLLAYYNFGFVTNTLDQASLGSILNELLSGSDWEVFPHLLIIPVAFVGGISLLFFLAGKVFADSLDPKTHR, via the coding sequence ATGGAACAAAAACAATATACTATTGAAGAAATGAAATCTATAGATAATTCTCTCTTCAAAGTAATCGGTGCAAAGCACGAAGAATCAGAAAGAATCACTAATAAACCTTACAGTTACTGAAAATCAGTATTTGCAAGAGTTTTTAAATCAAAAACTTTTATCATATCATTATTTTTATTAGTAGCAATTATTTTACTAGCATTTTCAATTGGAATAGGAAAAGATCCAGTTCCCACAGAAAGACCAGGAATCGATATTGAAGCTCCAAGTTGACAACATATTTTCGGGTTAGGGAAGTTTGGAGAAGACTTATGAACTAAAATGTGAATTGGAACACGTACAACATTGATATTTACTTTCTTTGTTGCATCAATTCAAATTTTATTAGGAATTTTATTAGGATCAATTTGGGGTTTCTTTTCAAAATTGGACTTAGTATTTATTGAAATCACTAGATTTCTAACTCTAATACCATCATTAATTTTATGACTAATTGTTATCTTCTTATTTGGAGGAACAACAACAATTCCAGTTTTAATCTTTGGTATTTCAATCACTAGTTGAATTGCTTTAGCTTCAGTTATTAGAGTACAAATTATGCTTGTTAGAAATGCTGAATATAACATTGCTTCAAGAGTTTTAGGAACACCAAGTTCAAAAATTATTAGAAAAAATGTAATGCCAAAAATTTTACCAATTGTTATTCAAACTTCAACATTTGCAATTCCATCAGCAATCGCTATTGATTCACTGTTGGCTTACTATAATTTTGGGTTTGTAACAAATACATTAGATCAAGCATCATTAGGGTCAATTCTAAATGAATTATTATCTGGTTCGGATTGAGAAGTGTTTCCTCACTTATTAATTATTCCAGTAGCTTTTGTTGGGGGAATATCATTATTATTCTTCTTAGCGGGAAAAGTATTTGCTGATTCATTAGATCCTAAAACACATAGATAG
- the ftsZ gene encoding cell division protein FtsZ yields the protein MSTKLDLNQNAKIKVIGVGGGGCNAVNRMVDDNVQGVEFIVANTDAQVLAASSATTKIVLGQEVSKGLGAGANPEIGKKAAIESEEEIRRSLKGSDLIFVAAGMGGGTGTGAAPEIARIAMETGALVIAIVTKPFRFEGRLRNSYAVQGLNELRKFVDSIIIISNDRLLEIIGGIPVKDSFREADNILKQGVQTITDLIAVPAVINLDFADVRTVMKGKGNALFGIGIGSGEDKAIEAANKAITSSLLETSIRGAKDAIINVTGGKTVSLNDAYDAVDIVQQASGEDVNIIFGIAINEHLDDDLIVTVIATGFDDDYKAPNIDNKKPSLSNEQYASMQQELYSNYEPEPQPVETAYEQRTSFMTNHDKRPDFVKQTEEERRQAQERVGQWKQNNNFENPDERVAQKIEESVDDEDGDFPTFLRKKW from the coding sequence ATGTCTACAAAATTAGATTTAAATCAAAATGCCAAAATCAAAGTAATTGGAGTTGGTGGAGGTGGCTGTAACGCTGTTAACAGAATGGTTGACGATAATGTTCAAGGAGTTGAATTTATAGTTGCAAATACTGATGCACAAGTTTTAGCTGCAAGTTCAGCTACAACAAAAATTGTTTTAGGCCAAGAAGTATCAAAAGGATTGGGAGCTGGAGCAAATCCAGAAATTGGTAAAAAAGCTGCTATAGAATCAGAAGAAGAAATTAGAAGATCATTAAAAGGATCAGATTTAATTTTTGTTGCTGCTGGAATGGGTGGAGGAACAGGAACTGGTGCTGCACCTGAAATAGCAAGAATTGCTATGGAAACTGGAGCATTAGTAATTGCAATTGTTACAAAACCATTTAGATTTGAAGGAAGATTAAGAAATTCTTATGCTGTTCAAGGATTAAATGAATTAAGAAAATTTGTTGATTCAATTATTATTATCTCAAATGATAGATTATTAGAAATTATTGGAGGTATTCCAGTAAAAGATTCATTTAGAGAAGCTGACAATATTTTAAAACAAGGAGTACAAACAATTACTGATTTAATTGCAGTTCCTGCAGTAATTAACTTAGACTTTGCTGATGTTAGAACTGTAATGAAAGGTAAGGGTAATGCTTTATTTGGAATTGGAATTGGTTCTGGAGAAGATAAAGCAATTGAAGCTGCAAATAAAGCTATAACTTCTTCTTTATTAGAAACTTCAATTCGTGGAGCAAAAGATGCAATTATTAACGTAACTGGTGGGAAAACTGTTTCATTAAATGATGCATATGATGCTGTTGATATTGTTCAACAAGCAAGTGGAGAAGATGTAAATATTATTTTTGGTATAGCAATTAATGAACATTTAGATGACGATTTAATAGTTACAGTTATTGCAACTGGATTTGATGATGATTATAAAGCTCCAAATATAGATAATAAAAAGCCTTCATTATCAAATGAACAATATGCTTCTATGCAACAAGAGTTATATTCAAACTATGAACCTGAACCTCAACCAGTAGAAACTGCATATGAACAAAGAACTTCATTTATGACAAATCATGATAAGAGACCAGACTTTGTAAAACAAACTGAAGAAGAAAGAAGACAAGCTCAAGAAAGAGTAGGGCAATGAAAACAAAACAATAATTTTGAAAACCCTGATGAAAGAGTTGCTCAGAAAATTGAAGAAAGTGTTGATGATGAAGATGGAGATTTTCCAACATTTTTAAGAAAAAAATGATAA